The Prionailurus viverrinus isolate Anna chromosome B4, UM_Priviv_1.0, whole genome shotgun sequence genome has a window encoding:
- the KERA gene encoding keratocan, whose translation MATTICFVIWVLFITDTVWTRSVRQVYDVGDPEDWAMHDFDCPRECFCPPSFPTALYCENRGLKEIPPIPSRIWYLYLENNLIETIPEKPFENATQLRWINLNKNKITNYGIEKGALSQLKKLLFLFLEDNELEEVPSPLPRSLEQLQLARNKVSRIPQGTFSNLENLTLLDLQHNKLLDNAFQRDTFKGLKNLMQLNMAKNALRNMPPRLPANTMQLFLDNNSIEGIPENYFNVIPKVAFLRLNHNKLSDAGLPSSGFDVSSILDLQLSHNQLTKVPRISAHLQHLHLDHNKIKNVNVSVICPTILPGEQDSFGYGPHLRYLRLDGNEIKPPIPMDLMTCFRLLQAVII comes from the exons ATGGCAACCACAATCTGTTTCGTCATCTGGGTATTATTCATAACAGATACTGTGTGGACTCGAAGTGTGAGACAGGTCTATGACGTAGGTGATCCAGAGGATTGGGCTATGCATGACTTTGACTGTCCCAGGGAATGTTTCTGTCCCCCTAGTTTCCCTACTGCTTTATACTGTGAAAATAGAGGTCTCAAAGAAATCCCTCCTATTCCTTCAAGGATCTGGTATCTTTATCTTGAGAACAACCTGATAGAAACCATTCCTGAGAAGCCATTCGAGAATGCCACCCAGCTGAGATGGATAAATctaaacaagaacaaaataacCAACTATGGGATTGAAAAAGGAGCCCTGAGCCAACTAAAGAAGctgcttttcttatttctggaAGATAATGAGCTAGAGGAGGTACCTTCCCCATTGCCAAGAAGTTTAGAACAATTACAGTTGGCTAGAAACAAGGTGTCCAGAATCCCTCAAGGGACCTTCAGCAATCTGGAGAACCTGACCCTTCTTGACTTGCAGCACAATAAACTACTAGACAATGCCTTTCAAAGAGACACCTTCAAGGGACTCAAGAACCTAATGCAGCTAAACATGGCCAAGAATGCTCTAAGGAATATGCCACCGAGATTACCAGCCAATACAATGCAACTGTTTTTGGACAACAATTCTATTGAAGGAAtaccagaaaattattttaatgtgattCCTAAAGTGGCCTTCCTACGACTAAACCACAACAAATTGTCAGACGCAGGTCTCCCTTCTAGTGGTTTTGATGTATCCTCAATACTAGACCTTCAGCTATCTCACAATCAACTCACCAAGGTCCCTCGAATCAGTGCTCACCTGCAGCACCTTCACCTTGAccataacaaaattaaaa ATGTGAACGTCTCTGTAATATGTCCTACCATACTGCCTGGAGAACAAGATTCCTTCGGTTATGGACCTCACCTTCGCTACCTCCGTCTTGATGGAAATGAAATCAAACCACCAATCCCAATGGATTTAATGACCTGCTTCAGGCTCCTTCAGGCTGTCATTATTTAA